The following proteins are co-located in the Methylomonas sp. 11b genome:
- a CDS encoding uroporphyrinogen decarboxylase family protein, which translates to MTPLEILSAATTGSPAPRIPVFCNLPDHGARELAMTAKEYFSRGEYVADGQLRLLQRYGYDNIWSLHYVGKEAELLGCREILFADDGVPNVADFIIKNLDDIAKLEIPADITQQPAWQPVADSLKILRSEVGATHPICAYITASTTLPAILMGMDKWMELFLLGPFDVRDELLRKCSDFVQKEIAALRAFGANVLIYSTPFGSPYFVSRKQIEQIVMPWMRRDLLPGDNEDIVYYCGMAPFNDVIDLVFDELHIKTHHISPLADIAEAKRLINTRGLTCGVIDDIKMIHWSAEQTRAEVQRIVEIGKTGGHFLFGNGVMPLAVPEANIRAMVAAAFEYGRQP; encoded by the coding sequence ATGACACCCTTGGAAATTCTCAGCGCCGCGACGACCGGCAGCCCCGCGCCGCGCATCCCGGTTTTTTGCAATCTGCCCGATCACGGCGCCCGGGAATTAGCTATGACCGCCAAGGAATACTTCAGCAGGGGCGAATATGTCGCCGATGGTCAATTACGCCTGTTGCAGCGCTACGGCTACGACAACATCTGGAGCCTGCATTACGTAGGCAAGGAAGCCGAATTGTTGGGGTGCCGGGAAATCCTGTTTGCCGACGACGGCGTACCGAATGTCGCCGACTTCATCATCAAAAACCTGGACGACATCGCCAAACTCGAAATTCCCGCCGACATTACCCAACAACCAGCCTGGCAACCCGTCGCCGACAGCCTAAAGATTTTGCGCAGCGAAGTCGGCGCCACGCATCCGATTTGCGCGTACATCACGGCCTCGACCACGTTGCCGGCCATCTTGATGGGCATGGATAAATGGATGGAGCTATTCCTGCTCGGGCCATTCGATGTCCGCGACGAATTGCTGCGAAAGTGCTCGGATTTCGTCCAAAAGGAAATCGCTGCGCTCCGCGCCTTCGGCGCCAATGTACTGATTTATTCCACGCCATTCGGCTCACCGTATTTCGTCAGCCGCAAACAAATAGAGCAAATCGTGATGCCCTGGATGCGGCGAGACCTGCTGCCTGGCGATAACGAAGACATCGTCTATTACTGTGGCATGGCGCCATTCAACGATGTGATCGACTTAGTTTTCGATGAACTTCACATCAAAACCCACCACATCAGCCCGCTCGCCGACATTGCCGAAGCCAAACGCCTGATTAATACTCGCGGCCTGACCTGCGGGGTAATCGACGATATAAAAATGATTCACTGGAGCGCCGAGCAAACCCGCGCCGAAGTGCAGCGTATTGTCGAAATAGGCAAAACCGGCGGCCATTTTTTGTTCGGTAACGGCGTAATGCCATTGGCAGTGCCCGAGGCCAATATTAGAGCCATGGTCGCTGCCGCATTCGAATATGGGAGACAGCCATGA
- a CDS encoding ASKHA domain-containing protein, producing MITIAPDTGRPEPPAGDMLATVASNEQTLRIPLKPDLSVRQALDTTDLRVRAACGGLGTCGACLIQTVDGEFNPPTLAERQKLLPEDLASGIRLACQLRARSDCKLYLENPAPRSAWKSLDPTPLYQAQGNPAVSEYVYGVAVDLGTTHIRLSLWNRQSGRRIGTRYSINPQVAYGADVLTRLDAERLDEQDCRRIGQQARDAIMDGIRDILSRDMGEITPILAELGKVLIVGNTAMLTLICGNSGDSLYQPENWQSPITCLPADADVWRQAWRTPHADIDIAQPLAGFIGSDLLADLLATGITEQSQPMLLADFGTNTEIAVWDGTNLWASSVPGGPAFEGVGMRNGLTAEAGAICKVSANGLQTIGDAPARGYCASGFIDAIALLLDQKHLKPSGRFAEPPTEHGFLLQADMPKSAIFASDIDIFQRAKASTAAAMAQLLALADLSVNDLDRLWICGSFGQHLDLNSAFRVGLLPTMPRERISLLANASLAGCEQLLLNPAGPSLLSNIVQRAHVVNLGGVFEYENRFIDNLRLQPMSIEEFQ from the coding sequence ATGATCACCATCGCTCCCGATACCGGACGACCAGAGCCCCCAGCTGGCGATATGCTGGCGACGGTCGCCAGTAACGAACAGACGCTACGCATACCGCTTAAACCTGATCTGTCGGTCCGCCAAGCCCTCGACACCACCGATTTACGCGTACGCGCAGCCTGTGGCGGTTTGGGCACCTGTGGCGCGTGTCTGATTCAAACCGTCGACGGCGAGTTTAACCCGCCGACGCTGGCGGAACGGCAAAAGCTGCTACCGGAAGATCTGGCTAGCGGCATACGTTTGGCCTGCCAGTTGCGGGCGCGCAGCGACTGCAAGCTTTACCTGGAAAATCCAGCGCCGCGTTCTGCATGGAAAAGTCTGGACCCCACCCCGCTTTATCAAGCACAAGGCAATCCAGCCGTTTCCGAATATGTCTATGGTGTGGCGGTCGATCTGGGGACGACACACATCCGCCTGTCATTGTGGAATCGACAATCCGGCCGACGCATTGGCACCCGTTACAGCATCAATCCGCAAGTCGCGTATGGCGCCGATGTTCTGACCCGGCTGGATGCTGAGCGCCTGGACGAGCAAGATTGCCGCCGCATAGGCCAGCAAGCGCGCGACGCGATCATGGACGGCATACGCGATATTCTCAGCCGCGATATGGGCGAAATAACGCCGATACTGGCAGAGTTGGGCAAGGTGTTGATCGTCGGCAATACCGCGATGTTGACGCTGATTTGCGGCAATAGCGGCGACAGCCTCTACCAACCCGAAAACTGGCAAAGCCCCATCACCTGCCTGCCCGCCGATGCCGATGTCTGGCGCCAGGCATGGCGTACCCCGCATGCCGACATCGACATTGCCCAACCGCTGGCCGGCTTTATTGGTTCGGATTTGCTGGCCGACCTGCTCGCCACCGGTATTACCGAACAATCGCAACCGATGTTGTTGGCCGACTTCGGCACCAATACCGAAATCGCGGTGTGGGACGGCACAAACCTGTGGGCCAGTTCGGTGCCGGGCGGCCCGGCTTTCGAAGGAGTAGGCATGCGCAACGGTTTAACCGCCGAGGCCGGTGCAATTTGCAAAGTGTCGGCAAACGGCTTACAGACGATAGGAGATGCCCCGGCGCGCGGCTATTGCGCCAGCGGCTTCATTGATGCAATTGCCTTGCTGCTGGACCAAAAGCACCTGAAACCGTCCGGACGCTTCGCCGAACCCCCAACCGAACATGGCTTTTTATTGCAAGCCGATATGCCAAAAAGTGCCATTTTTGCGAGCGACATCGATATTTTCCAGCGTGCCAAGGCATCGACAGCCGCTGCCATGGCACAATTGCTGGCTTTAGCAGACTTGTCAGTAAACGATTTAGACAGGTTATGGATTTGCGGAAGTTTTGGGCAACATCTGGACCTAAACAGCGCGTTCCGGGTCGGTTTACTGCCGACGATGCCCCGCGAGCGGATCAGCCTGCTGGCCAATGCCAGTCTGGCCGGCTGCGAACAACTGCTGTTGAATCCAGCCGGGCCAAGTCTCTTAAGTAATATTGTGCAACGGGCGCACGTGGTCAATCTCGGCGGGGTTTTCGAATATGAAAACCGCTTCATCGACAATTTACGCTTGCAGCCCATGTCCATCGAGGAATTCCAGTAA
- a CDS encoding ATP-binding protein has product MESDKQSTERQATILLVDDESINLSVFGQFLAPYYQVLVATSGQRALQLARGTPKPDLILLDVMMPDMDGYEVIGQLKADPKTGDIPVIFVTALTSDLEEERGLSLGAVDYLYKPCHLSILLARIKTQLELKHARDWLKDQNAYLETEVQRRHQENEAVHLQLLQSEKLAAIGQLAAGIAHEINNPIGFVNSNLNTLSGYLRDVFCVMDASNAALDENPLSAETLQSLRELKHTKQLDYLRNDIPELIAESMEGLSRVRDIIQDLKDFAHADKNDWELGDLHKGLDSTLNIINNELKYHCTVHKQYGEIPQIYCLPSQLNQVFMNLLINAAHAIETKGDIQISTGCADRGVWVEISDNGKGIDPENLPRLFEPFFTTKPVGKGTGLGLSVSQNIVRKHGGRIEVTSQLGQGSRFRVWLPIRPPELGAAE; this is encoded by the coding sequence ATGGAATCCGATAAACAATCGACAGAGCGCCAAGCCACCATTCTGTTAGTCGATGACGAGTCCATCAATCTGTCGGTGTTCGGGCAGTTTCTCGCGCCGTATTATCAGGTTTTGGTGGCTACCAGCGGGCAGAGAGCCTTGCAACTGGCGCGAGGTACCCCAAAGCCGGATTTGATTTTGTTGGATGTGATGATGCCCGATATGGATGGGTATGAAGTCATCGGCCAGCTAAAAGCCGATCCCAAAACCGGCGATATTCCGGTGATATTCGTGACCGCCTTGACCTCTGATCTGGAGGAAGAGCGGGGGCTGTCACTCGGTGCGGTGGATTACCTTTACAAGCCGTGTCATTTGTCGATTCTATTGGCCCGAATCAAAACCCAGCTGGAACTGAAGCATGCCCGCGATTGGCTAAAAGACCAAAATGCCTATCTGGAAACCGAAGTGCAACGCCGGCATCAGGAGAATGAGGCTGTGCATTTGCAATTATTGCAATCGGAAAAATTGGCGGCGATAGGGCAATTGGCGGCCGGCATCGCTCACGAAATCAATAATCCCATCGGTTTTGTCAATTCCAATTTGAATACGCTGAGCGGCTATTTGCGCGATGTTTTTTGCGTGATGGATGCCAGTAACGCGGCCTTAGACGAAAATCCCTTATCGGCGGAGACGCTGCAAAGCTTGCGCGAGCTGAAACATACCAAGCAGCTTGATTATTTACGTAATGATATTCCGGAATTGATCGCCGAATCCATGGAAGGCTTGTCGCGGGTGCGCGACATTATTCAGGATTTGAAGGATTTTGCGCATGCCGACAAAAACGATTGGGAATTGGGCGATTTGCACAAGGGGTTGGATTCCACGTTGAATATCATCAACAATGAACTGAAGTACCATTGCACCGTACACAAGCAATACGGCGAGATACCGCAGATTTATTGTTTGCCTTCGCAATTGAATCAGGTGTTTATGAATTTACTGATTAACGCCGCGCACGCTATCGAGACCAAAGGCGATATTCAGATTAGTACGGGTTGCGCGGACCGGGGTGTCTGGGTGGAAATCAGCGATAACGGCAAAGGTATTGACCCGGAGAACCTGCCGCGTTTGTTTGAGCCGTTCTTTACCACCAAGCCGGTCGGCAAGGGCACCGGCTTAGGGTTGTCGGTGTCGCAAAATATCGTCCGTAAGCATGGCGGTAGAATCGAAGTGACCAGCCAGCTTGGGCAGGGTAGCCGGTTTCGAGTCTGGCTGCCGATTCGGCCGCCGGAATTGGGGGCCGCCGAATAG
- a CDS encoding response regulator, with product MNQADIKILIVDDEPNVLKALTRLLKQYEPITAISGEEALLLAEEHSFDLVISDYRMPGINGIDFLILFKRMQPDAVRIVLTGFADLEGAQHAINEAEVFRFINKPWSNLEIVNVVENGLAHKRMLLENRALADQVRAQQILLNEKEAIIKALEAEEPGITQVNWAQDGSIILDDEDLQ from the coding sequence ATGAACCAGGCAGACATTAAAATACTGATCGTCGACGACGAGCCGAACGTGTTGAAAGCGCTGACGCGTTTGCTGAAACAATACGAGCCTATTACCGCAATCAGCGGCGAGGAAGCGCTGTTGTTAGCCGAAGAACATAGCTTTGATTTGGTGATTTCCGATTACCGGATGCCGGGAATTAACGGTATCGACTTTTTGATTTTGTTCAAGCGCATGCAGCCCGATGCAGTGCGCATTGTGTTGACCGGCTTTGCCGATCTGGAAGGCGCGCAGCACGCCATCAATGAGGCGGAAGTGTTTCGCTTTATCAACAAGCCATGGAGTAATCTGGAAATCGTCAACGTCGTTGAGAATGGTCTGGCGCACAAGCGGATGTTGTTGGAAAACCGCGCCTTGGCCGATCAGGTGCGGGCGCAGCAGATACTCCTGAATGAAAAAGAAGCGATTATTAAAGCGTTGGAAGCCGAGGAGCCGGGTATCACTCAAGTCAATTGGGCGCAAGATGGTTCCATTATTCTCGACGACGAGGATTTGCAATAG
- a CDS encoding cobalamin B12-binding domain-containing protein codes for MLDAYIQSYNQAVFETDKQGALDVVNQALSDGFSPEDIVFKLVIPAVELMMTLIEKDPDANLAQHFMTAQIAADVTEKMLEKFSKPPEMIGRVVIGAAYGDLHSLGKRIVSGCLKSLMVDVVDLGTNVSAEKFVDTAMTENAQVIAVSAMMVHTATSEKGSLGVRALLQERGLEQQIKLAVGGAPYRFDPELYTKVGADAWAPDGVTAAKVIVDLIREVKP; via the coding sequence ATGCTCGACGCTTATATTCAATCCTACAACCAAGCGGTATTCGAGACCGATAAACAGGGGGCTCTGGATGTCGTCAATCAGGCCTTGAGCGACGGATTCAGCCCGGAAGATATCGTCTTCAAATTAGTCATCCCCGCTGTCGAATTGATGATGACTTTGATCGAAAAGGATCCTGACGCCAATCTGGCTCAGCATTTCATGACCGCGCAAATCGCCGCCGACGTCACCGAAAAAATGCTGGAAAAATTCAGTAAACCGCCGGAAATGATAGGTCGCGTCGTCATCGGCGCCGCTTACGGCGACCTGCATTCCTTAGGCAAACGGATCGTCAGCGGCTGTTTGAAATCGCTGATGGTGGACGTGGTCGATCTGGGCACCAATGTCAGCGCCGAAAAATTCGTCGATACCGCAATGACCGAGAACGCTCAAGTCATCGCGGTATCCGCCATGATGGTCCACACCGCCACCAGCGAAAAAGGCAGTTTGGGTGTGCGCGCACTATTACAGGAGCGCGGCTTGGAGCAACAAATCAAACTGGCGGTAGGCGGTGCTCCCTACCGTTTCGATCCCGAGTTATACACCAAGGTCGGCGCGGATGCCTGGGCGCCGGATGGCGTCACCGCCGCCAAAGTCATCGTCGATTTGATTCGCGAGGTTAAGCCATGA
- a CDS encoding EAL domain-containing response regulator, producing MNSKQLKILAIDDSPANLALLGLALQDDYQIQIATSGGKGLELALDEPPDLILLDIMMPDMDGYETCRRIKASPLLKDIPIVFVTALNEIQAEAQGFSLGAADYLTKPISIEIARLRIRNLLEREQFRQELQRREAEQRLAASVFAHTHDSVVITDSENRIIDVNAAFSRITGYAREEVLGKNPSMLKSGRQSAEFYKSMWQSLNTHDHWSGELWNRNKKGEVFAALTSISVVRDDDGQIHHYIGLSADITPLKNHEYDLERIAHFDPLTGIPNRVLLADRLAQALAHTHRAGNHMAVCYLDLDGFKPVNDQYGHEVGDQLLIETSLRIRDCLRAGDTVARIGGDEFVLLLLDFNDSRECEAVLERMLCKVAEPMSIADNLVCVSASVGLTLYPDDLASADTLLRHADQAMYVAKQRGKNRYHLFDQELDRIALIRGETLTQIETALLNNQFVLYFQPKVNMRLGKVLGAEALIRWQHPERGLLSPAAFLPDIEGTELVIALGNWVLARALDHLQIWQDMGLNIAISINIAPRHLLHQDFVETLKTGFAAHPQLRPHCLELEILETAALEDIGRVTAVMKECQKLGVGFALDDFGTGYSSLTYLKALPADTLKIDQSFIRDILGDPEDLAIVAGIINLTAAFHRQVIAEGVETEEHGLLLLKLGCDNAQGYGIARPMPAADLPRWITNWLPNQEWLKN from the coding sequence GTGAACAGCAAACAGTTGAAAATTCTCGCCATTGACGACAGCCCCGCCAACCTGGCCTTGTTGGGCTTGGCATTACAGGACGATTATCAAATTCAAATCGCCACCTCCGGCGGTAAAGGCCTGGAACTGGCGCTGGATGAGCCGCCCGATCTAATCCTGCTCGATATTATGATGCCGGATATGGACGGCTACGAAACCTGTCGGCGGATCAAGGCCAGTCCGCTATTAAAGGACATTCCGATTGTGTTCGTGACCGCTTTGAACGAAATTCAAGCCGAAGCCCAGGGCTTTTCCTTGGGCGCCGCGGACTATCTGACCAAACCCATCAGTATCGAAATTGCCCGCTTGCGGATTCGCAACCTGTTGGAACGCGAACAATTTCGTCAGGAACTGCAACGCCGCGAAGCTGAACAACGCTTGGCAGCCAGCGTCTTCGCCCACACTCACGACAGCGTAGTCATTACCGACAGCGAGAATCGCATCATCGATGTCAACGCGGCTTTTAGCCGAATCACAGGTTACGCACGCGAAGAAGTGCTGGGTAAAAACCCCAGCATGCTCAAATCCGGCCGGCAATCGGCGGAGTTTTATAAATCTATGTGGCAATCGCTAAACACACACGATCATTGGAGCGGCGAACTGTGGAACCGCAACAAAAAGGGCGAGGTCTTCGCGGCACTGACGTCAATTTCGGTGGTGCGGGACGACGACGGCCAAATTCATCATTACATCGGCTTATCGGCGGACATCACTCCGCTGAAGAACCATGAATACGATCTGGAACGCATCGCCCATTTCGATCCGCTGACCGGCATTCCCAACCGCGTGTTGCTGGCCGACCGCCTCGCACAAGCACTGGCCCACACGCACCGTGCCGGCAACCATATGGCGGTATGCTATCTGGATCTGGATGGTTTTAAACCGGTCAACGATCAGTACGGCCACGAAGTGGGCGATCAATTGCTGATTGAAACATCCCTACGCATCCGCGACTGCCTGCGCGCCGGCGATACTGTGGCTCGCATCGGCGGCGATGAGTTTGTGCTGCTATTGCTGGATTTTAACGACAGCCGCGAATGCGAGGCGGTATTGGAGCGCATGCTTTGCAAAGTCGCGGAACCCATGTCGATTGCAGATAACCTGGTCTGCGTCTCCGCCAGCGTGGGCCTTACCCTGTACCCCGACGATCTGGCGAGCGCGGACACCTTGTTGCGGCATGCCGACCAGGCCATGTATGTCGCCAAACAACGCGGCAAAAATCGCTACCACCTGTTCGATCAGGAACTGGATCGGATAGCGCTGATACGCGGCGAAACCTTAACGCAAATCGAAACCGCGCTGCTGAATAACCAGTTCGTGCTGTATTTTCAACCCAAGGTCAATATGCGCCTGGGTAAAGTACTGGGCGCGGAAGCATTGATTCGCTGGCAGCACCCCGAGCGTGGCTTATTGTCGCCTGCGGCGTTTTTACCCGACATAGAAGGCACCGAGCTGGTCATAGCGCTAGGCAATTGGGTCTTGGCCCGCGCCCTGGACCACCTGCAAATCTGGCAAGACATGGGCTTGAACATTGCCATTAGTATCAATATCGCCCCGCGCCACTTACTACACCAGGACTTCGTCGAAACCTTGAAAACCGGCTTTGCCGCGCATCCGCAATTGCGCCCCCACTGCCTGGAACTGGAGATACTGGAAACAGCGGCGCTGGAGGATATTGGCCGGGTCACCGCCGTGATGAAGGAATGCCAAAAACTAGGCGTCGGCTTTGCATTGGACGATTTCGGTACCGGTTATTCGTCACTAACTTACCTGAAAGCCTTACCGGCCGACACCTTAAAGATCGACCAATCGTTTATTCGCGACATTCTCGGCGATCCGGAAGATTTGGCCATCGTCGCCGGCATTATCAATCTCACCGCCGCCTTTCATCGGCAAGTAATAGCCGAAGGCGTCGAAACGGAAGAACACGGCCTGCTGCTGCTGAAACTGGGCTGCGACAACGCCCAAGGCTATGGCATCGCCCGGCCCATGCCGGCCGCGGACTTACCGCGATGGATAACTAATTGGCTGCCGAATCAGGAATGGCTGAAAAATTAG
- a CDS encoding DUF1638 domain-containing protein, whose product MKTFAIQPENQTPLTMIGCGILRKEVDRLIAKNHWNVHTHYLDSALHNYLNRLSTELNQALEEREKLGEKTVVFYGGCHPLMEKYLEGHHTCRTQGQNCIVMLLGYELFMQELEKGAYFLLEDWALTWEPMITACFGANMTVIREIFHSSHKYILALRTPCNGDFSAAAETAARFVDLPLEWMDVGLEHLETVLADAIQRRLAGEQ is encoded by the coding sequence ATGAAAACCTTCGCGATACAGCCGGAAAATCAAACACCGCTGACCATGATAGGCTGCGGCATCTTACGGAAGGAAGTGGATAGATTAATCGCGAAAAATCACTGGAACGTCCACACCCATTATCTGGATTCGGCCCTGCACAATTACCTGAATCGTTTATCGACGGAATTGAATCAGGCATTGGAAGAGCGCGAAAAACTCGGCGAGAAAACCGTGGTGTTTTACGGCGGCTGCCACCCGTTGATGGAAAAATATCTGGAAGGCCACCACACCTGCCGTACCCAAGGCCAAAACTGTATTGTGATGCTGTTGGGCTACGAATTATTCATGCAGGAACTGGAAAAAGGCGCGTATTTTTTACTGGAAGACTGGGCCTTGACCTGGGAACCGATGATCACCGCCTGCTTCGGCGCGAACATGACGGTGATCAGGGAGATATTTCACAGTAGCCACAAATATATCCTGGCGCTGCGCACCCCGTGTAACGGCGATTTCAGCGCCGCCGCCGAAACCGCTGCGCGCTTCGTGGATTTGCCGCTGGAATGGATGGATGTCGGCCTGGAGCATTTGGAAACCGTTTTGGCCGATGCCATTCAACGCCGGCTTGCCGGGGAACAATGA
- a CDS encoding sensor histidine kinase produces MTQAPSNQELQERIKQLETRVRKLSEEKANLYLILHMLELLNPIAGVEGLLESLMTALCGSLGGSNIEIYYLDAGIIHYANLAGDRQVIDHIDDPLINEVFQQRRFVEQATDSQHTLLRGMTPAIACTWVMPLQVGKELIGAIKMTDMLGSAQMRDYLSPFFSHMALILSNEIKTRIAESANQAKSNFLATMSHEIRTPLNGILGMAQLLSLPDCDPSRHQECARTILASGQTLLTLLNDVLDLSKIEANRLELVYSAAQPRQIITEVQSLFRESALQKNLQIETVWLGPCEQCYLLDQIRVRQMLSNLVSNAIKFTNHGAIQIQVTELRRQGSQAQLEFSVSDQGIGIAADQQSLLFKPFTQIDASSTRRYTGTGLGLSIVQRFAGLMQGEAGVESSPGMGARFWFKIRCDLADCQLHNHNSEQQRLPVPCAEMYSAAINAEHYQDTPIHPGQPVMAVTDPAISKEDIYLLHHNQEIRPLLDELDALLAKNMFHAINHVKALQNLLRASAVEPRFSEIAQSVNEMKFDQARQQLRQLYSALGWDGAQTE; encoded by the coding sequence ATGACTCAAGCACCTTCCAATCAAGAGTTGCAGGAACGGATCAAGCAATTGGAAACCCGCGTCCGCAAGCTTTCGGAAGAAAAGGCGAATCTATATTTGATTCTGCACATGCTGGAGCTGTTAAACCCCATCGCCGGCGTCGAAGGGCTGCTGGAGAGCTTAATGACTGCTTTGTGCGGCAGTTTGGGCGGCAGCAATATCGAAATTTATTATCTGGACGCGGGGATCATCCATTACGCCAATTTGGCCGGCGACCGCCAAGTTATCGACCATATCGACGACCCCTTGATCAACGAAGTTTTTCAGCAGCGCCGCTTTGTCGAACAAGCCACGGATTCTCAGCATACCTTACTGCGCGGCATGACCCCGGCCATTGCCTGCACCTGGGTCATGCCCTTACAGGTGGGCAAAGAATTAATCGGCGCCATCAAAATGACCGACATGTTGGGCTCTGCGCAAATGCGCGATTATCTATCGCCGTTTTTCTCGCACATGGCGCTGATTTTAAGCAACGAAATTAAGACCCGCATCGCGGAAAGCGCGAATCAGGCCAAAAGTAATTTCCTGGCCACCATGTCGCACGAAATCCGCACCCCATTGAACGGTATCTTGGGAATGGCGCAACTGCTGAGTCTGCCAGACTGCGACCCAAGCAGGCATCAAGAATGCGCCCGCACTATCCTCGCATCCGGACAAACCCTGTTAACCCTGTTAAACGATGTCTTGGATTTGTCCAAAATCGAGGCGAATCGACTGGAACTGGTTTACTCAGCCGCGCAGCCTCGGCAAATCATCACCGAAGTACAGTCGCTGTTCAGGGAAAGCGCGCTTCAGAAAAACCTGCAAATCGAAACCGTCTGGCTCGGCCCCTGCGAGCAATGCTATCTACTGGATCAAATCAGAGTAAGGCAAATGCTCTCAAATCTGGTCAGCAATGCCATCAAATTTACCAATCATGGCGCGATCCAAATCCAGGTAACGGAGTTGCGTCGGCAAGGTTCGCAAGCACAACTGGAATTTTCTGTGTCCGATCAAGGCATCGGCATTGCCGCCGACCAACAAAGCCTACTATTCAAACCTTTTACCCAAATCGACGCCAGTTCGACGCGGCGTTACACCGGCACCGGCCTGGGCTTATCCATCGTCCAGCGTTTTGCCGGGCTGATGCAGGGCGAAGCCGGAGTGGAAAGTAGTCCCGGCATGGGCGCACGGTTCTGGTTCAAAATTCGCTGCGACCTGGCTGATTGTCAACTGCATAACCACAACTCAGAACAACAGCGCTTACCCGTCCCGTGCGCGGAAATGTATTCCGCAGCAATCAATGCCGAACACTATCAAGACACACCCATCCATCCTGGGCAACCCGTCATGGCGGTGACCGACCCGGCAATCAGTAAGGAAGACATCTACTTGCTTCACCACAACCAAGAAATACGGCCGCTACTGGACGAACTCGACGCATTACTTGCCAAAAACATGTTCCATGCCATTAATCACGTTAAAGCATTGCAGAATTTACTGCGCGCTAGTGCGGTAGAACCGCGGTTTTCCGAAATAGCTCAATCGGTCAACGAAATGAAATTCGACCAGGCACGCCAGCAATTGCGGCAGCTTTATTCAGCCTTGGGTTGGGACGGAGCACAAACCGAGTGA
- a CDS encoding ATP-binding protein — MIDWNHTYAAIWRQRQAFLRPVRQIDPIRLDQLLGIEPQKQQMIDNTLRFLAGLPANNALLWGARGTGKSSLVKALLNEYLHEGLRVIEVDKQDLLYLPEIVDDIREHNQRFIIYCDDLSFENGDALYKPLKSVLEGSIELPPENVLFYATSNRRHLLPEHMRDNLDTLLVDNEVHYSDTIEEKISLSDRFGLRLAFYPQHTQTYLDIVDSYFVDYPGNREALHKAALDFAHQNAAKNGRTAKQFFNAFSNDERTEQL, encoded by the coding sequence ATGATAGATTGGAACCACACCTATGCGGCAATTTGGCGCCAGCGCCAGGCGTTTCTGCGTCCCGTTCGGCAAATCGATCCGATCCGGCTGGACCAACTGCTGGGCATAGAGCCGCAAAAGCAGCAAATGATAGACAACACCCTTCGCTTTCTGGCCGGACTGCCGGCGAATAATGCCTTGTTGTGGGGTGCGCGCGGCACTGGCAAGTCCTCGCTGGTGAAAGCCTTGTTGAACGAATATTTGCACGAAGGTTTACGCGTCATCGAAGTCGATAAGCAAGACTTGCTGTATCTGCCGGAAATCGTCGACGACATCCGCGAACACAATCAGCGTTTTATTATTTATTGCGACGATTTATCGTTTGAGAATGGCGACGCGCTCTACAAGCCGCTGAAAAGTGTATTGGAAGGCTCTATCGAACTGCCGCCTGAGAATGTGTTGTTTTATGCCACGTCCAATCGCCGCCATCTGCTGCCGGAACATATGCGCGACAATCTGGATACCCTGCTGGTTGACAACGAGGTGCATTATTCCGACACCATAGAGGAAAAAATCTCGCTGTCCGACCGCTTCGGTTTGCGGCTGGCGTTTTACCCGCAACACACCCAGACTTACTTGGACATTGTCGACAGTTATTTCGTCGATTATCCCGGCAACCGTGAGGCTTTGCACAAGGCCGCGTTGGACTTTGCCCATCAGAATGCCGCCAAAAACGGTCGAACCGCGAAGCAATTTTTCAATGCCTTTAGTAATGACGAGCGTACCGAACAGCTGTAA